A window from Corynebacterium singulare encodes these proteins:
- the serA gene encoding phosphoglycerate dehydrogenase has protein sequence MSKPVVLIADKLAESTVSALGDSVEVRWVDGPHREELLAAVPEADALLVRSATTVDAEVLSAAEKLKIVGRAGVGLDNVDIPAATERGVMVVNAPTSNIHSACEQAIALLLATARQVPVADQSLRQGEWKRSSFKGVEIFGKTIGIVGFGHIGQLFAQRLLAFETTVIAHDPYANPARAAALGVELVGLEELMSRSDFVTIHLPKTPETAGMFDAELLSKAKKGQIIINAARGGLVDEAALAESIKSGHHRGAGFDVYATEPCTDSPLFELPQVTVSPHLGASTVEAQDRAGTDVAASVLKALAGEFVADAVNVEGGKVGEEVAGWLDLARKLGLVAGNLLHSAPVAVEVEACGELSTEDVSALGLSAVRGLFSGVVSETVTFVNAMQIAESRGVSVDVRTEVESKGHRSSVVVKIIGSDGEVSQLTGALTGIDGVEKIIRINGRGVDMRATGRNLFFSYKDAPGALGTVGTKLGAAGINIVAAALTQGKEVDDAVLILRVEREVPEELIEEINAALGASCRQLDLDA, from the coding sequence ATGTCGAAGCCGGTCGTACTTATCGCCGATAAGCTTGCAGAATCCACCGTATCTGCTTTGGGGGACAGTGTTGAGGTTCGCTGGGTGGACGGCCCTCATCGTGAGGAGCTGCTCGCGGCAGTTCCGGAAGCTGACGCCCTCCTCGTGCGTTCTGCCACAACAGTGGATGCTGAGGTTTTGTCTGCTGCCGAGAAGCTGAAGATCGTCGGCCGCGCCGGTGTGGGCTTGGACAATGTTGACATCCCTGCGGCCACCGAACGCGGCGTTATGGTAGTGAATGCCCCGACCTCTAATATTCACTCGGCCTGTGAGCAGGCCATCGCCCTGCTGTTGGCCACCGCGCGCCAGGTTCCAGTAGCAGACCAGTCTCTGCGTCAGGGTGAGTGGAAGCGCTCCTCCTTCAAGGGCGTGGAAATCTTCGGCAAAACCATCGGTATTGTGGGCTTCGGTCACATCGGTCAGCTCTTTGCGCAGCGTCTCCTTGCTTTTGAGACCACGGTTATCGCGCACGATCCCTACGCCAACCCGGCTCGCGCGGCGGCACTCGGTGTGGAGCTGGTTGGCCTCGAAGAACTCATGTCCCGCTCTGATTTCGTGACCATTCACCTGCCCAAGACTCCGGAGACTGCCGGAATGTTCGATGCCGAGCTGCTGTCCAAGGCTAAGAAGGGTCAGATCATCATTAATGCTGCCCGCGGTGGCCTTGTCGATGAGGCGGCGCTTGCGGAGTCCATTAAGTCCGGCCACCACCGCGGTGCCGGCTTTGACGTCTATGCTACTGAGCCGTGCACGGATTCCCCGCTCTTCGAGCTTCCGCAGGTCACCGTGTCTCCGCACCTGGGCGCTTCCACTGTTGAGGCCCAAGATCGTGCCGGTACCGATGTTGCTGCGTCTGTTCTCAAGGCTCTGGCCGGTGAGTTCGTGGCGGATGCCGTCAACGTAGAAGGCGGCAAGGTGGGCGAGGAAGTTGCCGGCTGGTTGGATCTCGCTCGCAAGCTCGGTCTCGTCGCTGGCAACCTGCTTCACTCGGCTCCGGTGGCTGTTGAGGTTGAGGCCTGTGGTGAGCTGTCCACCGAGGATGTCTCCGCGCTCGGCCTGTCTGCCGTCCGTGGTTTGTTCTCCGGTGTGGTCTCGGAGACAGTGACTTTTGTGAACGCGATGCAGATTGCGGAAAGCCGCGGCGTGAGTGTTGATGTGAGGACTGAGGTGGAGTCGAAGGGGCACCGCTCCTCCGTCGTGGTGAAGATTATCGGCTCGGACGGTGAGGTATCTCAGCTGACTGGTGCGCTGACCGGCATCGATGGTGTGGAGAAGATTATTCGCATCAACGGCCGTGGCGTGGATATGCGAGCAACCGGCCGCAACCTCTTCTTCTCCTATAAGGATGCTCCTGGCGCACTGGGCACCGTAGGCACCAAGCTGGGTGCCGCCGGCATTAACATCGTGGCTGCTGCGCTCACCCAGGGTAAGGAAGTTGATGACGCTGTCCTCATCCTGCGTGTTGAGCGTGAGGTTCCGGAGGAGCTCATTGAGGAAATCAACGCTGCGCTGGGTGCGAGCTGCCGCCAGCTTGATCTTGACGCCTAA
- a CDS encoding 3-isopropylmalate dehydrogenase, which translates to MKLAVIGGDGIGPEVTAEALKVLRAVRTDIEVTDYDLGARRYLRNGELLTEDDLASLREHDAILLGAIGAPGEVAPGILERGLLLKMRFALDHHVNLRPAKLYPTSTSPLANPGEIDFVVVREGTEGLYCGNGGTLREGTEHEVASEVSQNTRFGVERVVRDAFERAMGRRKHVTLVHKTNVLVNAGGLWQRTVDEVAAEYPEVAVDYNHIDAATIYMVTDPARYDVIVTDNLFGDILTDLAGAVTGGIGLAASGNIDASGKNPSMFEPVHGSAPDIAGQGIADPTAAILSAAMLLRHSGDEENAVRVEEAVAEDVSSRGDAPVRTTEIGDRIASALHS; encoded by the coding sequence ATGAAACTGGCAGTGATTGGCGGCGACGGCATCGGACCCGAGGTAACCGCAGAAGCACTCAAGGTACTTCGTGCTGTACGTACGGACATTGAGGTCACAGACTATGACCTCGGCGCCCGTCGCTACCTGCGCAATGGGGAATTGCTCACCGAGGATGACCTGGCTTCCCTGCGCGAGCACGACGCCATCCTGCTTGGTGCTATCGGCGCGCCAGGAGAGGTTGCTCCGGGCATTCTAGAACGTGGATTGTTGCTGAAGATGCGCTTCGCGTTGGACCACCACGTTAACCTGCGCCCCGCCAAGTTGTACCCGACATCGACCTCGCCGCTGGCTAATCCAGGCGAGATAGATTTTGTCGTCGTGCGTGAGGGCACCGAAGGACTTTACTGCGGCAACGGTGGCACGCTGCGTGAGGGAACCGAGCATGAGGTTGCTTCCGAGGTGTCCCAGAACACTCGCTTTGGTGTCGAACGAGTCGTGCGCGATGCTTTTGAGCGCGCCATGGGACGCCGCAAGCACGTTACCCTTGTCCACAAAACCAACGTGTTGGTCAATGCTGGTGGGCTGTGGCAGCGAACCGTCGACGAGGTTGCCGCCGAGTACCCCGAGGTCGCTGTGGACTACAACCACATCGATGCTGCGACCATTTACATGGTTACTGACCCGGCCCGCTATGACGTCATTGTGACCGATAACCTCTTTGGCGATATTCTTACTGACCTCGCTGGTGCAGTGACCGGCGGCATCGGTCTCGCAGCCTCCGGCAATATCGATGCCTCTGGTAAGAATCCGTCCATGTTCGAGCCTGTTCATGGTTCAGCCCCGGATATTGCTGGGCAGGGGATTGCGGACCCCACTGCTGCAATCTTGTCGGCGGCGATGTTGCTGCGTCATAGTGGCGACGAGGAGAATGCGGTGCGCGTGGAAGAGGCAGTGGCCGAGGACGTGTCCTCGCGCGGTGATGCCCCAGTGCGTACGACCGAGATTGGTGACCGAATCGCCTCCGCACTGCACTCGTAG
- a CDS encoding DUF294 nucleotidyltransferase-like domain-containing protein, translating to MSVELDEVTSFLAQHEPFSHLPEEELATLPANLSIVYLRRGDTPVQRGETNEFLHIIRAGAVDVIGEDGVLLDRREAGLTFGYSTLQGEPTSAYDMVAVEDSLVFTLPQQAFNDLSQRNPDLARFFSAQSRQVRAAARELADAAPTDVLRTPLGELARTDVLTAAASTTIAEAAQLMTQRGVSSLLVTRAQNQLEGIVTDRDLCSRVLALGLSPARTVGEIMTPNPLVVPMDAPAMEALLHMAERGIHHLPVVDEGRLYGIVTQSDVTKLLHNDPVYLAADLSRRGSRAELADAFTEATRLAGRFVERGSTPAEAASLVTLAADAVARRLCVLAEVELGPPPVDYAFVAVGSQGRREMALASDQDNALVLSDDYNPAAHGEYFAQLSTFVCEGLAEAGQMRCPGEMMAMTPEWRMTSSEWVETFRRWIRDPQPEALLNAQIFFDFRVLYGSEELGRHVHTAAVEMGKGATRLHAHLASLAARREPPLTFFRGLVVERDGDYANTLDIKKGGTAGIVQMGRLFALASGSAVVDTRQRLKEAAGDAVSRQGAQELLDAFDFLRALSFQHQARQLREGVKPDYHIDPKSLGRLERERLRDAFRAIKSMQNALATKYPVRSI from the coding sequence ATGAGCGTCGAATTAGATGAGGTCACTAGCTTCCTGGCCCAGCACGAGCCCTTCTCCCACCTGCCGGAGGAAGAGCTCGCCACGCTGCCCGCCAACTTGAGCATTGTGTACCTGCGCCGCGGTGACACGCCCGTGCAACGAGGAGAGACGAACGAGTTCCTCCACATCATTCGCGCTGGTGCCGTGGATGTTATCGGTGAAGACGGCGTGTTGCTCGATCGACGCGAGGCTGGCTTGACCTTTGGTTATTCCACGCTGCAAGGTGAGCCAACCTCTGCGTATGACATGGTAGCGGTTGAAGACAGCCTCGTCTTCACGCTCCCGCAACAGGCTTTTAATGACTTGTCGCAGCGTAATCCGGATCTCGCCCGTTTTTTCTCGGCACAATCACGTCAGGTGCGCGCGGCGGCCCGTGAGCTTGCTGACGCTGCTCCGACTGATGTCTTGCGTACCCCTCTCGGCGAGCTAGCCCGCACTGATGTGCTCACCGCTGCGGCGTCGACCACTATCGCGGAAGCTGCCCAGCTTATGACACAGCGTGGGGTGTCCTCGCTGCTGGTTACCCGTGCACAGAACCAGCTAGAAGGCATCGTGACTGACCGCGATCTGTGCTCCCGAGTGCTGGCACTTGGGCTCAGTCCTGCGCGGACGGTAGGGGAGATCATGACCCCGAACCCGTTGGTTGTGCCGATGGATGCCCCTGCCATGGAGGCGCTACTTCACATGGCTGAGCGCGGCATCCATCACTTGCCGGTGGTTGACGAAGGTCGCCTTTACGGCATCGTCACCCAATCTGATGTCACAAAGTTGCTGCACAACGATCCCGTCTACCTTGCGGCAGATCTGTCGCGCCGTGGCAGCCGTGCGGAGCTGGCGGATGCCTTCACCGAAGCAACGCGGTTGGCCGGGCGCTTCGTGGAACGTGGCTCCACACCGGCGGAGGCAGCTAGCTTGGTGACCTTAGCTGCAGATGCAGTAGCTCGGCGGCTGTGCGTGTTGGCGGAAGTAGAGCTCGGCCCGCCACCGGTGGACTATGCGTTCGTGGCCGTCGGCTCCCAAGGCCGCCGCGAGATGGCCTTGGCCTCGGACCAAGATAATGCGCTGGTTTTATCTGATGACTACAATCCCGCAGCCCATGGTGAGTATTTCGCACAGCTCAGCACCTTCGTGTGTGAGGGCCTGGCGGAGGCAGGGCAGATGCGATGCCCCGGGGAGATGATGGCTATGACGCCGGAGTGGAGGATGACCTCTTCGGAGTGGGTTGAGACATTCCGTCGCTGGATCCGTGATCCACAGCCCGAAGCTTTGCTCAATGCCCAAATCTTCTTTGACTTCCGCGTGCTGTACGGAAGCGAGGAACTTGGCCGCCACGTTCATACTGCCGCAGTAGAGATGGGCAAGGGAGCCACGCGCTTGCATGCACACCTGGCCAGTCTTGCCGCTAGGCGTGAGCCGCCCCTGACCTTCTTCCGCGGACTCGTCGTGGAACGCGATGGCGACTATGCCAATACCCTGGACATCAAGAAGGGCGGGACAGCCGGCATTGTGCAGATGGGCCGCCTCTTCGCCTTGGCTTCTGGTTCGGCCGTGGTGGATACCCGCCAGCGCCTGAAGGAAGCAGCGGGTGATGCGGTGAGCCGCCAGGGAGCACAGGAGCTTCTCGACGCCTTCGACTTCCTCCGCGCCCTCTCCTTTCAACACCAGGCCCGCCAGCTCCGTGAAGGAGTTAAGCCGGATTATCACATTGACCCCAAGAGCCTTGGGCGCTTGGAGCGCGAGCGTCTGCGCGATGCTTTCCGCGCCATTAAATCCATGCAGAATGCCCTAGCCACCAAGTATCCAGTGAGGAGCATCTAG
- a CDS encoding exonuclease domain-containing protein, with amino-acid sequence MWGSLGRRGRRADWGAPPASTRLDELKLLAVDMETTSLDPRTGDIVSLGWVPINGARIDLSGAGYSVVRGARVGEDAHVHLLTQEMVDEGIELDDALSALRTALDGRVLLAHFAQLEVGFIERASQHVFGERPRLSVVDTFALERRHMERMGTYPRGEDLRLARVRERYGLPRYSNHNALSDALACAELYLAQRRSTRAESLRDIAL; translated from the coding sequence ATGTGGGGAAGCCTTGGGCGGCGCGGGAGGCGCGCTGATTGGGGTGCCCCGCCAGCCTCGACGCGTCTGGATGAGCTGAAACTACTGGCTGTGGATATGGAGACGACGAGTCTTGATCCCCGGACAGGTGACATTGTCTCCTTAGGCTGGGTACCGATTAACGGTGCACGGATTGATCTCTCAGGCGCTGGCTACAGCGTCGTTCGCGGAGCCCGCGTCGGTGAGGATGCCCACGTCCATCTGCTGACCCAAGAGATGGTGGATGAGGGAATCGAACTAGACGACGCCCTTTCGGCTTTGCGCACGGCACTCGATGGCCGCGTGCTCCTCGCACACTTTGCACAGCTGGAAGTGGGGTTCATTGAGAGGGCTTCGCAGCACGTTTTCGGGGAGCGGCCGCGCCTAAGCGTGGTTGACACTTTTGCCCTTGAGCGTCGCCACATGGAGCGTATGGGGACCTATCCGCGCGGTGAAGATTTGCGGCTTGCTCGCGTGCGCGAGCGGTATGGCCTGCCGCGATACAGCAACCACAATGCGCTGAGTGATGCCCTTGCCTGTGCCGAGCTTTACCTGGCACAGCGGCGGAGCACGCGCGCGGAGTCGTTGCGCGATATTGCCCTCTAG
- a CDS encoding fumarylacetoacetate hydrolase family protein: protein MRLGRIAHTEGICFAIIDGPADAPMDQLVAKEIAGTPFTPPEPTGREWPLNEVRLLAPTLPTKVVALGRNYADHVAEVFKESAEHLPPTIFIKPSTAVIGPGAPIKIPEFATNVEFEGELAVVISKVSKNIDPDNWRDHVAGYTICNDVSSRDLQFKDGQWARAKGIDTFCPLGPWIETDLDCINLDDQKINAYLTHDGQREQKQDSNTDQMIVKMGGIIAEISQSYTLLPGDVITTGSPAGTAPMVPGDTIEIEIPGVGRLTNPITRA from the coding sequence ATGCGTTTAGGACGAATTGCTCACACCGAAGGAATCTGTTTCGCCATCATCGATGGCCCGGCTGATGCACCGATGGACCAGCTGGTGGCCAAGGAAATCGCCGGCACCCCGTTTACGCCCCCAGAGCCCACCGGACGCGAGTGGCCGCTGAATGAGGTCCGCCTTTTGGCGCCGACCTTGCCCACCAAGGTCGTGGCTCTGGGCCGCAACTATGCCGACCACGTGGCGGAGGTCTTCAAGGAATCCGCAGAGCACCTGCCGCCGACCATCTTCATCAAACCCTCCACCGCCGTTATCGGCCCGGGCGCACCGATTAAGATTCCGGAGTTTGCCACCAACGTCGAGTTTGAAGGCGAGCTTGCAGTTGTGATCTCCAAGGTGTCGAAAAATATTGACCCGGACAACTGGCGTGACCACGTTGCCGGCTACACCATCTGCAATGACGTGTCCTCCCGCGACCTGCAGTTCAAGGATGGCCAGTGGGCGCGTGCCAAGGGTATTGATACCTTCTGCCCGCTGGGCCCGTGGATTGAAACCGACCTTGACTGCATCAACCTGGATGACCAAAAGATCAATGCGTACCTAACCCACGATGGTCAACGTGAGCAAAAGCAGGATTCCAACACTGATCAGATGATCGTGAAGATGGGCGGCATCATCGCGGAGATCTCTCAGTCCTATACCTTGCTTCCAGGTGATGTCATCACTACTGGCTCCCCGGCAGGCACCGCGCCGATGGTGCCGGGTGACACCATCGAAATCGAAATCCCGGGAGTAGGCCGCCTGACCAACCCGATTACCCGCGCGTAG
- a CDS encoding isochorismate synthase has product MCDRRPASAPDFLLSRATGSVRTQGTVATFTEVDAAVTALRNGEADMVVGALPFHKGEAAALTVPESIIREEGPLEPHAYYRSGALEARVTGFDPEPEEHLRRIEAAIATIEASKLDKVVLARAVDIEFLNPVDPLLVAARLIDLSSHRDGFIADLSPAGRLGAMLVGSSPEVLIKKQGSTVTAFPLAGSAPRHADRARDIVAGQDLHNSGKDLREHAFVVDHIRRILEPLCESLDAPTSPELTSTNEMWHLGTPIAGTLKDPAITALELAELVYPTPAICGTPTEAAQALIETAETDRGFYAGAVGWCDSSGDGEYMVAIRCAEVAGDGLSARAWAGGGIVVDSEPETELQETTAKLRTILRALNL; this is encoded by the coding sequence ATGTGTGATCGCAGACCCGCTTCCGCCCCAGATTTTCTCCTGTCCCGTGCGACGGGGTCTGTGCGTACCCAAGGAACGGTAGCCACCTTCACCGAGGTTGACGCTGCTGTCACTGCCCTGCGCAACGGCGAGGCAGACATGGTCGTGGGCGCGCTGCCTTTCCACAAGGGTGAGGCCGCCGCACTCACCGTGCCAGAGAGCATCATCCGTGAGGAAGGCCCGCTCGAGCCGCACGCGTACTACCGCAGTGGTGCGCTGGAAGCTCGCGTTACTGGTTTCGACCCGGAACCCGAGGAACACTTGCGGCGCATTGAAGCGGCAATCGCCACGATTGAGGCCTCCAAGCTGGACAAGGTAGTGCTAGCCCGAGCAGTCGATATCGAGTTTCTTAACCCTGTCGACCCACTACTCGTGGCAGCACGCCTTATCGATCTTTCCTCGCACCGCGATGGTTTTATCGCCGATTTGAGCCCAGCAGGACGACTAGGCGCGATGCTCGTGGGCTCCTCCCCAGAAGTACTCATCAAGAAGCAGGGCTCAACAGTCACAGCCTTCCCCCTCGCCGGCTCCGCGCCGCGCCACGCCGACAGGGCACGCGACATCGTGGCGGGGCAGGATCTCCACAACTCGGGCAAGGATCTACGCGAGCATGCTTTTGTTGTGGATCACATCCGCCGAATCCTCGAGCCGCTCTGTGAGAGCCTGGATGCTCCAACGTCGCCGGAGCTGACCTCCACAAATGAAATGTGGCACTTGGGCACTCCAATCGCAGGCACGCTCAAGGACCCAGCCATTACGGCGCTCGAGCTCGCGGAGCTGGTCTACCCCACCCCGGCTATTTGCGGCACGCCGACAGAGGCCGCGCAGGCGCTCATTGAAACCGCCGAAACTGATCGTGGCTTTTACGCAGGTGCGGTGGGCTGGTGTGATAGCTCGGGTGATGGCGAGTACATGGTGGCTATCCGCTGCGCTGAAGTGGCCGGCGATGGCTTGTCTGCGCGCGCATGGGCAGGCGGTGGCATCGTCGTGGATTCCGAACCTGAGACTGAGCTACAGGAGACCACGGCGAAGCTGCGCACCATTCTGCGCGCGCTTAATCTTTAA
- a CDS encoding choice-of-anchor M domain-containing protein: MNRLILRPLTLTAAAALALSIPTTGAAAPLALAADTASDTAFCDADSQHAFTRGHQDLALLGNSGDMRFVARDDESGDDYSSGDFYVEVGSNAAFDDAAGGDIPSHGWQIPQTQNPDIPWLGFNTSYIDEDAAQDATLSMTLHSGPDGGRVVGFQNSLGGAPTVLFDSEDPDVNWDYPDHFHSHTGIVFTEPGAYAVTFTFSLNDGSEHSIDVPFLVGGADTGELCQLEWGSGSGSASESGSAKNRPQQLAKDINDTSKAIAQLDKTMDKTFKEADTFLNGGKPSESRAPRQSRDSTRTKESTRTEKPSKHREPAADHPQPQRQDDRQNSHRQNAASHNERTPRDSTQREGAGRNEAQGSKDSARERQRSAERTTRSRNASAQDDSHGTDTLANAQNIEATSYGAPMVGFWAGFLAGMGALALLLGIGLFIAVQFFRPRTRD; this comes from the coding sequence ATGAACCGCCTCATCCTCCGCCCACTGACGCTGACCGCCGCGGCAGCCCTAGCCTTGTCTATCCCAACCACTGGCGCGGCTGCCCCACTGGCGTTGGCTGCAGACACCGCCAGCGATACTGCCTTCTGCGACGCCGACTCGCAGCATGCCTTTACCCGCGGCCACCAAGATTTAGCCCTGCTGGGTAACTCCGGTGACATGCGCTTCGTAGCACGCGACGACGAATCTGGAGATGACTACTCCTCCGGCGATTTTTACGTGGAGGTTGGTTCTAACGCGGCCTTCGACGATGCTGCCGGCGGAGATATCCCTTCGCACGGCTGGCAGATTCCTCAGACCCAAAACCCGGATATTCCCTGGCTAGGGTTCAATACGAGCTATATCGATGAAGACGCAGCACAGGATGCGACGCTGTCGATGACGCTGCACAGTGGCCCCGATGGTGGACGAGTTGTCGGTTTCCAGAACTCCCTCGGAGGTGCCCCCACCGTGCTCTTCGACTCAGAGGATCCCGATGTGAACTGGGATTATCCGGATCATTTCCACAGCCATACCGGAATCGTTTTCACCGAACCAGGGGCTTATGCCGTCACATTCACATTCTCGCTCAACGATGGCTCAGAGCATTCCATCGACGTTCCCTTTCTTGTCGGTGGAGCCGATACCGGCGAACTCTGCCAGCTGGAATGGGGCTCCGGTTCTGGCAGCGCATCCGAGTCAGGAAGCGCAAAGAACCGCCCACAGCAGTTAGCTAAAGACATCAACGACACGTCTAAGGCCATCGCCCAGCTAGATAAGACGATGGACAAGACGTTCAAGGAAGCGGACACCTTCCTCAACGGCGGAAAGCCCTCTGAGTCACGAGCACCACGACAGTCCCGGGACTCAACACGCACGAAGGAGTCCACACGAACCGAAAAGCCATCGAAACACCGTGAGCCGGCGGCCGACCACCCCCAACCGCAGCGCCAGGATGACCGGCAGAACTCTCATCGGCAGAACGCAGCGTCCCACAATGAGCGCACACCGAGAGATTCGACACAGCGTGAGGGGGCAGGGCGCAACGAAGCGCAGGGCTCCAAGGACTCCGCACGGGAACGCCAACGCTCAGCTGAACGCACGACCCGTTCGCGGAACGCCTCCGCGCAGGACGACTCCCACGGAACGGACACGCTAGCTAATGCCCAAAACATCGAGGCCACAAGCTATGGCGCGCCAATGGTGGGCTTTTGGGCGGGCTTTTTAGCCGGTATGGGAGCCTTGGCACTGTTGCTGGGAATTGGGCTCTTCATTGCGGTGCAGTTCTTCCGTCCACGCACTCGCGACTAG
- a CDS encoding anchored repeat-type ABC transporter permease subunit — translation MIDISLIEFFQDLTNPHLDFLARAVAISVLAAIVCGVVGCYVVLRGMAFIGDAVSHAVFPGLAIAFVLQGSVLLGGAVAGCTVALLIACFSQRRSVREDSVIGIFFAASFALGMVIISRVKGYTASLTSFLFGSLTGVSRTDLYTALVVTVLIVGIIVLLGPQLTATCLDKETARAMGLPVFALDIVLYLCVTGAVVISVGTVGNILVLALLITPAATARLLCDSLGTMMAASAAIGSLGSFFGIYLAWAIDLPAGATIVLLLTACFLLAWIASPILHSRRFAPSTPTTKESLSA, via the coding sequence ATGATCGACATTTCACTCATTGAGTTCTTCCAGGACCTCACCAACCCGCACCTCGATTTTCTTGCCCGCGCCGTAGCTATTTCAGTCCTGGCGGCCATCGTGTGCGGCGTCGTGGGCTGCTACGTCGTTCTTCGCGGCATGGCCTTCATTGGCGATGCCGTCTCCCACGCTGTCTTCCCAGGCCTCGCCATTGCCTTCGTGCTCCAAGGTTCGGTTCTCTTAGGTGGCGCCGTGGCCGGCTGTACCGTGGCTTTACTCATCGCCTGCTTCTCGCAGCGCCGTTCGGTGCGCGAGGATTCCGTCATCGGTATCTTTTTCGCCGCCTCGTTCGCGTTGGGAATGGTGATCATCTCCCGTGTTAAGGGCTACACCGCGTCGCTGACGAGCTTCCTGTTTGGTTCGCTCACCGGTGTTTCCCGCACGGACCTCTACACCGCACTGGTGGTCACCGTGCTCATTGTGGGGATCATCGTCCTCCTCGGCCCACAGCTGACAGCAACGTGCCTGGACAAGGAAACTGCCCGGGCAATGGGCCTTCCGGTCTTTGCCCTCGACATCGTGCTGTACCTGTGTGTTACGGGTGCGGTAGTGATCTCGGTGGGCACGGTGGGCAACATCCTCGTTCTCGCACTGCTCATCACCCCCGCAGCAACGGCGCGATTGCTGTGTGACTCCCTAGGAACCATGATGGCCGCCTCCGCCGCCATTGGTTCCTTGGGAAGTTTCTTCGGCATCTACCTGGCATGGGCCATTGACCTTCCCGCCGGCGCCACCATCGTCCTGCTACTCACTGCCTGTTTCCTCTTGGCATGGATTGCTTCTCCAATTCTCCATTCCCGCCGCTTCGCACCTTCTACCCCAACAACTAAGGAGTCCTTGTCCGCATGA
- a CDS encoding anchored repeat-type ABC transporter ATP-binding subunit, whose translation MANPLISVEGLSVTLAGRHVIEDASVTVNPGEFIGLLGPNGAGKTTLLRAILGLIPATGTIDVTTSVGYVPQRHDVEWDFPISVSNAVLSGRTGIVGWLRRPGRADKHAARRALSLTNLEEFARRPIAQLSGGQRQRVLIARALATEPEVLLLDEPFTGLDAPNTEELLFLFDELTAKGTSVVMSTHNLSEAAHSCSRLVLFNRGIVADGPAAELRRTPQPWSDTFGVSTSSPLLSAIGVAA comes from the coding sequence GTGGCTAATCCGCTCATCTCCGTCGAAGGCCTCAGCGTCACATTAGCGGGACGCCACGTCATCGAGGATGCATCTGTGACCGTAAATCCGGGCGAGTTCATTGGCTTGCTCGGCCCCAACGGCGCAGGCAAGACCACGCTTCTTCGCGCCATCCTCGGCCTTATTCCCGCCACCGGGACAATCGACGTCACCACCTCTGTGGGCTATGTTCCGCAGCGTCACGACGTGGAGTGGGACTTCCCCATTAGCGTTTCCAACGCAGTTCTGAGCGGGCGCACCGGAATCGTCGGCTGGCTACGCCGCCCCGGCCGAGCAGACAAGCACGCTGCTCGTCGCGCGCTGAGCCTGACCAACTTGGAAGAATTCGCTCGCCGCCCCATCGCGCAGCTGTCGGGCGGTCAGCGCCAACGTGTCCTCATTGCGCGTGCCCTGGCCACCGAACCGGAGGTGCTGCTTCTCGACGAACCCTTTACCGGCCTCGACGCCCCGAATACCGAGGAACTTCTTTTCCTTTTCGATGAGCTCACCGCGAAAGGAACCAGCGTGGTCATGTCCACCCACAACCTCTCCGAAGCAGCTCACTCCTGCTCGCGACTCGTGCTTTTTAACCGTGGGATCGTGGCCGATGGCCCAGCTGCGGAGCTGCGCCGCACCCCGCAGCCGTGGAGCGATACCTTCGGGGTATCCACCTCGTCCCCACTGCTCTCCGCAATCGGGGTGGCGGCATGA